The following proteins come from a genomic window of Nitrospinota bacterium:
- the fabZ gene encoding 3-hydroxyacyl-ACP dehydratase FabZ gives MDIKDIIATLPHRYPFLLIDRVLEMKEFEHIKAVKNVTINEPFFTGHFPGQPIMPGVLIIEAMAQAAAYLAIKSAKDIPGKKIPLFAGIDGAKFKRPVVPGDTLILDLKVTKTRQRIWWLAGTAHVGDELACKADITAVLSIEE, from the coding sequence ATGGACATCAAGGACATCATCGCAACCCTCCCGCACCGCTACCCGTTCCTGCTCATCGACCGGGTGCTGGAGATGAAAGAATTTGAACACATCAAGGCGGTGAAGAACGTCACCATCAACGAGCCGTTTTTCACCGGCCACTTCCCGGGGCAGCCGATCATGCCGGGCGTGCTTATCATCGAAGCGATGGCGCAGGCCGCCGCCTACCTCGCCATCAAAAGCGCCAAGGACATCCCCGGCAAGAAGATACCGCTCTTCGCCGGCATCGACGGCGCGAAATTCAAGCGCCCCGTCGTTCCGGGGGATACCCTCATCCTCGACCTGAAGGTAACGAAAACCCGGCAACGCATCTGGTGGCTGGCGGGCACGGCGCACGTGGGGGACGAACTCGCCTGCAAAGCGGACATCACCGCCGTGTTGAGCATCGAAGAATGA
- the lpxA gene encoding acyl-ACP--UDP-N-acetylglucosamine O-acyltransferase, translating into MSIHPTAVVHKDARIDAAATVGPFAIIGGNVEIGPRCAIGPHVWLDHARIGEGTRIGASSLIGGDPQMLNWKEVPSLVRIGANNDIHELVTMHRSKDENGVTVVGNDCMIMTNTHIGHDCAIGDNVIITTYAGLSGSVTVNNHVIIGGQVGIHQFVRIGEYAMIGGMARIVQDVVPYMLAEGSPAHIRNFNVVGLKRKGFSEAARAEIKQAFKILFAGRGNLKTAKEGLAALPDESGYIKKIIAFIGDSKRGITTGKNSREEPEA; encoded by the coding sequence ATGAGCATCCATCCCACGGCCGTTGTCCACAAGGACGCGCGCATAGACGCAGCCGCGACGGTCGGCCCCTTTGCCATCATCGGGGGCAACGTCGAAATCGGCCCCCGGTGCGCCATCGGCCCGCACGTCTGGTTGGATCACGCGCGCATCGGGGAGGGAACAAGGATCGGCGCCAGCTCGCTCATCGGGGGGGATCCGCAGATGCTGAACTGGAAGGAAGTCCCCTCCCTCGTCCGCATCGGCGCGAACAACGACATCCACGAGCTTGTCACCATGCATCGGAGCAAGGACGAAAACGGCGTGACGGTGGTGGGCAACGATTGCATGATCATGACCAATACGCACATAGGGCATGACTGCGCCATCGGCGACAACGTGATCATCACCACCTATGCCGGGCTATCCGGCAGCGTGACGGTGAACAACCACGTTATCATCGGCGGGCAGGTGGGCATTCACCAGTTCGTGCGGATAGGCGAATACGCGATGATCGGCGGGATGGCCCGCATCGTCCAGGATGTGGTTCCCTATATGCTGGCCGAAGGGAGTCCCGCGCACATCCGCAACTTCAACGTGGTGGGGCTCAAGCGGAAGGGCTTTTCAGAAGCGGCGCGGGCGGAGATAAAACAGGCGTTCAAAATCCTCTTCGCCGGGCGCGGCAATCTGAAGACCGCCAAGGAAGGGCTGGCGGCCCTGCCGGACGAAAGCGGGTATATTAAAAAAATCATCGCCTTTATCGGCGACAGCAAGCGCGGTATCACCACCGGCAAAAACAGCCGCGAAGAACCCGAAGCATAA
- the lpxD gene encoding UDP-3-O-(3-hydroxymyristoyl)glucosamine N-acyltransferase, translating to MRLKNIAALVGGVLTGDPEKEVNRCSSLASAGSDSIVFIENKKFIEQLGARRPACVIVPAGIRLEGVNTIEVKNTHIAFAIVLDALHPEKRPPAGIHPSASVHPDAKLGNGCHIGPCVCIGAGVRLGDNVIVHQSASIGENTQIGDGGIIHPNVTIYPNAVVGKRAIIHAGAVIGADGFKYLVGEKGRRIKVRHIGRVRIGDDVEIGANSCIDRAMLDETVIGDGVKIDNLVQIGHNCVIGEQTVIAAGCGVAGSVTIGKNVTIGGLAGIADHVTIADNTFIAGKTGVTGDIGPGIFGGAYAMPINEWRRAEVAYRRGAETLRRLSALEKKGE from the coding sequence ATGCGTTTAAAAAATATCGCGGCGTTGGTGGGAGGGGTACTCACCGGTGACCCGGAAAAGGAAGTTAACCGCTGTTCGTCGCTCGCCAGTGCGGGATCGGACAGCATCGTATTCATTGAAAATAAAAAGTTCATTGAACAGCTCGGCGCGCGCCGTCCCGCCTGCGTCATTGTTCCCGCGGGCATACGGCTGGAAGGGGTCAACACCATCGAGGTGAAAAACACACACATCGCCTTCGCAATAGTGTTGGACGCGCTGCATCCGGAAAAAAGGCCGCCAGCCGGGATTCACCCTTCCGCCTCCGTCCACCCGGACGCGAAGCTGGGTAACGGATGCCATATCGGCCCCTGCGTCTGCATCGGCGCGGGGGTGCGGCTGGGCGATAACGTCATTGTCCACCAGTCGGCTTCCATCGGTGAAAACACACAGATCGGCGATGGAGGCATCATCCACCCCAACGTAACCATCTATCCCAACGCCGTTGTCGGCAAACGGGCCATCATCCACGCCGGCGCGGTTATCGGTGCGGACGGTTTCAAATACCTCGTTGGGGAAAAAGGGCGGCGGATCAAGGTGCGCCACATTGGCCGCGTGCGGATAGGCGACGACGTGGAGATCGGCGCGAATTCCTGCATCGACCGGGCGATGCTGGATGAAACGGTGATCGGCGACGGCGTGAAGATCGACAATCTGGTGCAGATCGGCCACAACTGCGTCATTGGCGAACAGACCGTGATCGCCGCCGGATGCGGCGTCGCCGGTTCCGTAACCATCGGCAAAAATGTCACTATTGGCGGGCTGGCCGGGATAGCCGACCACGTAACCATCGCCGACAACACCTTCATCGCGGGAAAAACCGGCGTCACCGGCGACATCGGCCCCGGCATCTTCGGCGGCGCCTACGCCATGCCGATCAACGAATGGCGGCGCGCCGAGGTTGCCTACCGGCGCGGAGCTGAAACATTGCGCCGCCTCTCGGCGCTGGAAAAGAAAGGGGAATAA
- a CDS encoding HEPN domain-containing protein, translating into MCGNGHFADSVSRSYYATFHAATGLLMAINIERGSHHSLWSAFGEHISAPGLLDKRYHRLALDLFYQRSQADYMAVPESTAEDAATALRMATDFVTACRAFLENRDKGV; encoded by the coding sequence TTGTGCGGCAATGGGCATTTTGCCGATTCGGTAAGTCGTTCCTATTACGCTACCTTTCACGCGGCGACGGGTCTTTTAATGGCGATCAATATCGAAAGGGGTTCACATCACTCGCTTTGGTCGGCGTTCGGCGAGCATATCTCCGCTCCGGGCCTTTTGGATAAGAGGTACCATCGTTTGGCGCTGGATTTGTTCTATCAACGGTCGCAAGCTGATTACATGGCGGTTCCTGAAAGCACTGCGGAAGATGCCGCCACCGCGCTTAGGATGGCCACGGATTTTGTGACAGCCTGCCGCGCGTTTTTGGAAAACCGCGACAAAGGCGTATAG
- a CDS encoding nucleotidyltransferase domain-containing protein, translating into MKKLSKEEVLRIVRKLHVELDRTYGDRLKGVYLYGSYARDDARDDSDIDVAIVLAGKVDRTAETHRTVGIFSDMCLTGRYLIVPFFLSVEEYQEKPLAIFRSIAREGVFA; encoded by the coding sequence ATGAAAAAGCTTTCAAAAGAGGAAGTGCTGCGGATTGTCCGGAAGCTTCATGTCGAGCTTGACCGCACATATGGAGACCGCTTGAAAGGCGTATACCTTTACGGATCATATGCGCGGGATGACGCGCGGGATGACAGCGATATTGACGTGGCAATAGTGCTGGCGGGCAAGGTGGATCGCACTGCTGAAACTCATAGGACAGTGGGAATATTTTCGGATATGTGCCTGACAGGGCGCTACCTTATAGTCCCCTTTTTCCTTTCGGTCGAGGAATACCAGGAAAAGCCGCTGGCTATTTTCAGGAGCATCGCCCGCGAAGGCGTTTTTGCATGA